A window of the Zeugodacus cucurbitae isolate PBARC_wt_2022May chromosome 2, idZeuCucr1.2, whole genome shotgun sequence genome harbors these coding sequences:
- the LOC105212307 gene encoding E3 ubiquitin-protein ligase TRIM33 isoform X2: MEFEELEGIAKTDFVPLMPLIKQEQVDTAIPETAVSEQLTGNAATATTSSFSASSFGNPCDSAEKRSESSSSASTKFALLKCVWCSQLLSINDRPKLLECLHVSCSQCVNTKFSELDRTMPPLIHCPVCNMASQNEFIIDNQFLIEQCTAAGDNSLADGSSTDASKATVTANITCSSCSDNAVATSWCVDCSEYICDSCVQAHQRLKITKDHTIKPKEEANNEQLPGAAGIDKLHMCHLHPQEKLSLFCETCDKLTCRDCQLSDHRDHKYKFAHEIATETRQALKTLVSEINYKRFLLSSATKVIDDRQKQIADRKKDLIKEITAMVVKITNTVNMRGKQLAMRLNEVCDTKMKVLIEKKDALQLLSDNTDHCIEFMENAMEKGSDYAILSSKKSLVRHLQKLKCQRADIPNPEIPVRIQVQLNQVSELQKVISQLGTVIVDGKPYPPAPSTNGPPRQQPSPNMAPPLRPGLPPGMPAGMSPTGPPSGYGPQNGPPIYNNSTSAQQQFNNMQMNRNYAAEGAVRFGAMPPGMQRQGQPHVSSSTHPQNMDMSLRGLLNNQAAQSPNQAHISFNGPPNYPGGPQGAASPHQQMNTQMRPHFMGGPPGQQHQNYPQNTPGGPNNPNYINNTARFQNYQRMSSHAQQQAAVAAMSSGGGPGGPCGSQIPSPNAMQRPQMMTNPMQNNLGFHGSQPGFSPGPPQTSPQMNSSLSSMHSMAKWHIPQSAQQTNACTQQGPLMQFANGRQTENFKISLKSPNTLKNTTPPNGSASAHSMQGNSASSLHAATLGLGPAVSILPNVTSTNPKTPSPSTNENAKDFTEPIDKVRDDSINDLIATIAKLDSNGVQVLPEGRTKTTSPQVHSSTDLSNTQEVNTKNDQKDDPNEDWCAVCLDGGELMCCDKCPKVFHQNCHIPAISSLPDESESWQCLLCVNLKELANNTDNTQKAPGELSRLELQIIQRICLELYCQYEQSLHFREPEPPTNTAYYEIICNPMSLDVIRTRLDPTSPNHYKDIASFVSDVRLIFKNTYLFYQEDSKTFTNAKYLENFFEEQLSKWLPNFATKTNSPITNGSNNTNSNNTTSINNNSASTSSAASPGLMSLTTGPSASPGAIASMENGRKSCIAEFRLDDDSCIPAKRSRKLTE, translated from the exons TCGGAATCCTCATCATCAGCTTCCACAAAATTTGCCCTACTCAAATGTGTTTGGTGCAGTCAATTGCTGAGCATCAATGATCGTCCAAAGCTCTTGGAATGTCTGCATGTTTCCTGCTCGCAATGTGTGAATACGAAATTCTCTGAGTTGGATCGCACCATGCCACCGCTTATACATTGTCCCGTTTGTAATATGGCCTCACAAAATGAGTTTATCATTGATAATCAATTTTTGATCGAACAATGTACAGCCGCTGGTGATAACAGTTTGGCCGATGGCAGTTCCACAGATGCATCCAAAGCGACCGTTACTGCCAATATCACATGCAGCAGTTGCTCTGATAATGCTGTAGCGACGTCATGGTGTGTAGATTGTTCCGAATATATATGTGACAGTTGTGTGCAGGCGCATCAACGTCTCAAGATCACTAAGGATCACACAATTAAGCCAAAGGAGGAAGCCAATAATGAGCAATTGCCTGGTGCTGCCGGTATAGATAAACTGCATATGTGTCATCTACATCCGCAAGAGAAACTGTCACTGTTTTGTGAGACGTGCGACAAGTTGACATGTCGTGATTGTCAGCTCAGCGATCATCGCGATCACAAATATAAGTTTGCGCATGAAATTGCCACCGAGACGCGTCAAGCGTTGAAAACGCTCGTCTCCGAAATCAACTACAAGCGCTTCTTGCTCTCATCTGCCACTAAAGTGATTGACGATCGACAAAAACAAATCGCCGATCGTAAGAAGGATCTTATTAAAGAGATCACCGCAATGGTAGTGAAGATCACAAATACAGTTAATATGCGCGGCAAGCAGTTAGCTATGCGTCTGAATGAAGTTTGCGATACAAAAATGAAGGTTTTGATCGAGAAGAAGGACGCGTTGCAGCTGTTGTCCGATAATACCGATCACTGCATCGAATTTATGGAGAACGCTATGGAGAAAGGGAGTGACTATGCGATTTTGTCGAGTAAAAAATCATTGGTGCGACATTTACAGAAACTGAAGTGTCAACGAGCAGACATACCAAATCCAGAAATTCCTGTGCGTATTCAAGTACAGTTAAACCAAGTCTCCGAACTCCAGAAAG TTATTTCTCAACTCGGCACTGTTATTGTGGACGGTAAACCCTATCCCCCAGCACCGTCCACAAATGGACCGCCACGCCAGCAGCCAAGCCCAAATATGGCGCCACCATTGCGACCTGGACTGCCACCCGGTATGCCCGCCGGTATGTCTCCTACTGGACCGCCAAGCGGATATGGACCACAGAATGGGCCGCCAATATACAATAACAGCACATcggcacaacaacaatttaacaaCATGCAGATGAATCGAAACTATGCTGCCGAGGGCGCAG TTCGTTTCGGCGCAATGCCACCGGGTATGCAACGCCAAGGTCAGCCACACGTTAGTTCCTCAACACATCCTCAAAATATGG aCATGAGCTTACGTGGCCTACTAAATAATCAAGCAGCTCAGAGTCCCAATCAGGCACATATATCATTTAATGGTCCACCAAATTATCCAGGTGGGCCACAAGGCGCAGCTTCACCACACCAGCAAATGAATACCCAAATGCGTCCGCATTTTATGGGCGGTCCTCCAGGCCAACAACATCAGAATTACCCGCAGAATACGCCTGGTGGACCGAATAACCCGAATTATATAAACAATACTGCGCGCTTTCAGAACTATCAACGCATGTCGAGTCACGCGCAACAGCAGGCCGCTGTAGCGGCCATGTCAAGCGGGGGCGGTCCTGGTGGTCCATGCGGCAGTCAAATACCGTCGCCAAACGCCATGCAGCGACCACAAATGATGACCAATCCCATGCAGAAT AACCTGGGGTTTCATGGGAGTCAGCCTGGCTTCAGTCCCGGTCCGCCGCAAACTTCACCGCAAATGAACAGTAGCTTGAGCAGCATGCACAGCATGGCTAAATGGCATATACCGCAATCAGCGCAACAGACAAATG CTTGTACACAACAAGGCCCCTTAATGCAGTTCGCCAATGGTCGTCAAacagaaaactttaaaatttcccTAAAATCTCCAAATACTCTAAAGAATACCACACCGCCAAATGGCAGCGCGTCGGCACATAGTATGCAAGGCAATAGCGCGTCCAGCTTGCATGCAGCTACGCTTGGGCTCGGACCAGCTGTATCCATATTACCTAATGTCACATCTACGAACCCAAAGACGCCGAGCCCAAGCActaacgag AACGCAAAAGATTTCACTGAACCGATTGACAAGGTGCGTGACGATTCCATAAACGATCTAATTGCCACGATTGCCAAATTGGATTCGAATGGTGTGCAGGTGCTGCCGGAAGGTCGTACCAAAACCACATCGCCGCAAGTACACAGCTCAACAGACCTATCCAATACTCAAGAAG TTAATACTAAAAATGATCAAAAAGACGACCCGAACGAAGATTGGTGTGCCGTTTGCCTTGACGGTGGTGAGCTCATGTGCTGCGACAAGTGCCCGAAAGTATTCCATCAGAATTGTCACATACCCGCCATCAGTTCGTTGCCGGACGAAAGCGAAAGTTGGCAATGCCTTTTGTGCGTGAACCTCAAAGAGCTGGCTAATAACACGGACAACACGCAGAAAGCACCCGGCGAGCTAAGTCGACTGGAATTGCAGATCATCCAACGCATTTGTCTCGAATTATATTGTCAGTATGAACAGAGTCTACATTTCCGCGAACCGGAACCGCCTACAAATACAGCCTACTATGAAATTATTTGCAA CCCCATGTCTTTGGATGTTATACGTACAAGATTGGATCCGACCAGTCCAAATCATTATAAAGATATCGCTAGTTTTGTATCAGACGTGCgtctaatatttaaaaacaccTATCTCTTCTATCAA GAGGACTCAAAAACATTCACAAATGCTAAATATTTGGAGAACTTTTTCGAAGAACAATTATCCAAATGGCTGCCAAACTTCGCTACCAAGACCAATTCGCCTATAACTAATGGCAGTAACAACACAAATAGCAACAATACCACAAGTATCAACAATAATAGTGCTTCCACATCGTCAGCAGCTTCGCCTGGGCTCATGAGTTTAACCACGGGTCCCTCAGCTTCACCCGGCGCTATTGCATCTATGGAGAATGGACGAAAGAGTTGTATTGCCGAATTCCGGCTAGACGATGACTCCTGCATTCCGGCGAAACGATCACGTAAACTAACCGAATAG
- the LOC105212307 gene encoding E3 ubiquitin-protein ligase TRIM33 isoform X4, with protein MPPLIHCPVCNMASQNEFIIDNQFLIEQCTAAGDNSLADGSSTDASKATVTANITCSSCSDNAVATSWCVDCSEYICDSCVQAHQRLKITKDHTIKPKEEANNEQLPGAAGIDKLHMCHLHPQEKLSLFCETCDKLTCRDCQLSDHRDHKYKFAHEIATETRQALKTLVSEINYKRFLLSSATKVIDDRQKQIADRKKDLIKEITAMVVKITNTVNMRGKQLAMRLNEVCDTKMKVLIEKKDALQLLSDNTDHCIEFMENAMEKGSDYAILSSKKSLVRHLQKLKCQRADIPNPEIPVRIQVQLNQVSELQKVISQLGTVIVDGKPYPPAPSTNGPPRQQPSPNMAPPLRPGLPPGMPAGMSPTGPPSGYGPQNGPPIYNNSTSAQQQFNNMQMNRNYAAEGAGKVRFGAMPPGMQRQGQPHVSSSTHPQNMDMSLRGLLNNQAAQSPNQAHISFNGPPNYPGGPQGAASPHQQMNTQMRPHFMGGPPGQQHQNYPQNTPGGPNNPNYINNTARFQNYQRMSSHAQQQAAVAAMSSGGGPGGPCGSQIPSPNAMQRPQMMTNPMQNNLGFHGSQPGFSPGPPQTSPQMNSSLSSMHSMAKWHIPQSAQQTNACTQQGPLMQFANGRQTENFKISLKSPNTLKNTTPPNGSASAHSMQGNSASSLHAATLGLGPAVSILPNVTSTNPKTPSPSTNENAKDFTEPIDKVRDDSINDLIATIAKLDSNGVQVLPEGRTKTTSPQVHSSTDLSNTQEVNTKNDQKDDPNEDWCAVCLDGGELMCCDKCPKVFHQNCHIPAISSLPDESESWQCLLCVNLKELANNTDNTQKAPGELSRLELQIIQRICLELYCQYEQSLHFREPEPPTNTAYYEIICNPMSLDVIRTRLDPTSPNHYKDIASFVSDVRLIFKNTYLFYQEDSKTFTNAKYLENFFEEQLSKWLPNFATKTNSPITNGSNNTNSNNTTSINNNSASTSSAASPGLMSLTTGPSASPGAIASMENGRKSCIAEFRLDDDSCIPAKRSRKLTE; from the exons ATGCCACCGCTTATACATTGTCCCGTTTGTAATATGGCCTCACAAAATGAGTTTATCATTGATAATCAATTTTTGATCGAACAATGTACAGCCGCTGGTGATAACAGTTTGGCCGATGGCAGTTCCACAGATGCATCCAAAGCGACCGTTACTGCCAATATCACATGCAGCAGTTGCTCTGATAATGCTGTAGCGACGTCATGGTGTGTAGATTGTTCCGAATATATATGTGACAGTTGTGTGCAGGCGCATCAACGTCTCAAGATCACTAAGGATCACACAATTAAGCCAAAGGAGGAAGCCAATAATGAGCAATTGCCTGGTGCTGCCGGTATAGATAAACTGCATATGTGTCATCTACATCCGCAAGAGAAACTGTCACTGTTTTGTGAGACGTGCGACAAGTTGACATGTCGTGATTGTCAGCTCAGCGATCATCGCGATCACAAATATAAGTTTGCGCATGAAATTGCCACCGAGACGCGTCAAGCGTTGAAAACGCTCGTCTCCGAAATCAACTACAAGCGCTTCTTGCTCTCATCTGCCACTAAAGTGATTGACGATCGACAAAAACAAATCGCCGATCGTAAGAAGGATCTTATTAAAGAGATCACCGCAATGGTAGTGAAGATCACAAATACAGTTAATATGCGCGGCAAGCAGTTAGCTATGCGTCTGAATGAAGTTTGCGATACAAAAATGAAGGTTTTGATCGAGAAGAAGGACGCGTTGCAGCTGTTGTCCGATAATACCGATCACTGCATCGAATTTATGGAGAACGCTATGGAGAAAGGGAGTGACTATGCGATTTTGTCGAGTAAAAAATCATTGGTGCGACATTTACAGAAACTGAAGTGTCAACGAGCAGACATACCAAATCCAGAAATTCCTGTGCGTATTCAAGTACAGTTAAACCAAGTCTCCGAACTCCAGAAAG TTATTTCTCAACTCGGCACTGTTATTGTGGACGGTAAACCCTATCCCCCAGCACCGTCCACAAATGGACCGCCACGCCAGCAGCCAAGCCCAAATATGGCGCCACCATTGCGACCTGGACTGCCACCCGGTATGCCCGCCGGTATGTCTCCTACTGGACCGCCAAGCGGATATGGACCACAGAATGGGCCGCCAATATACAATAACAGCACATcggcacaacaacaatttaacaaCATGCAGATGAATCGAAACTATGCTGCCGAGGGCGCAGGTAAGG TTCGTTTCGGCGCAATGCCACCGGGTATGCAACGCCAAGGTCAGCCACACGTTAGTTCCTCAACACATCCTCAAAATATGG aCATGAGCTTACGTGGCCTACTAAATAATCAAGCAGCTCAGAGTCCCAATCAGGCACATATATCATTTAATGGTCCACCAAATTATCCAGGTGGGCCACAAGGCGCAGCTTCACCACACCAGCAAATGAATACCCAAATGCGTCCGCATTTTATGGGCGGTCCTCCAGGCCAACAACATCAGAATTACCCGCAGAATACGCCTGGTGGACCGAATAACCCGAATTATATAAACAATACTGCGCGCTTTCAGAACTATCAACGCATGTCGAGTCACGCGCAACAGCAGGCCGCTGTAGCGGCCATGTCAAGCGGGGGCGGTCCTGGTGGTCCATGCGGCAGTCAAATACCGTCGCCAAACGCCATGCAGCGACCACAAATGATGACCAATCCCATGCAGAAT AACCTGGGGTTTCATGGGAGTCAGCCTGGCTTCAGTCCCGGTCCGCCGCAAACTTCACCGCAAATGAACAGTAGCTTGAGCAGCATGCACAGCATGGCTAAATGGCATATACCGCAATCAGCGCAACAGACAAATG CTTGTACACAACAAGGCCCCTTAATGCAGTTCGCCAATGGTCGTCAAacagaaaactttaaaatttcccTAAAATCTCCAAATACTCTAAAGAATACCACACCGCCAAATGGCAGCGCGTCGGCACATAGTATGCAAGGCAATAGCGCGTCCAGCTTGCATGCAGCTACGCTTGGGCTCGGACCAGCTGTATCCATATTACCTAATGTCACATCTACGAACCCAAAGACGCCGAGCCCAAGCActaacgag AACGCAAAAGATTTCACTGAACCGATTGACAAGGTGCGTGACGATTCCATAAACGATCTAATTGCCACGATTGCCAAATTGGATTCGAATGGTGTGCAGGTGCTGCCGGAAGGTCGTACCAAAACCACATCGCCGCAAGTACACAGCTCAACAGACCTATCCAATACTCAAGAAG TTAATACTAAAAATGATCAAAAAGACGACCCGAACGAAGATTGGTGTGCCGTTTGCCTTGACGGTGGTGAGCTCATGTGCTGCGACAAGTGCCCGAAAGTATTCCATCAGAATTGTCACATACCCGCCATCAGTTCGTTGCCGGACGAAAGCGAAAGTTGGCAATGCCTTTTGTGCGTGAACCTCAAAGAGCTGGCTAATAACACGGACAACACGCAGAAAGCACCCGGCGAGCTAAGTCGACTGGAATTGCAGATCATCCAACGCATTTGTCTCGAATTATATTGTCAGTATGAACAGAGTCTACATTTCCGCGAACCGGAACCGCCTACAAATACAGCCTACTATGAAATTATTTGCAA CCCCATGTCTTTGGATGTTATACGTACAAGATTGGATCCGACCAGTCCAAATCATTATAAAGATATCGCTAGTTTTGTATCAGACGTGCgtctaatatttaaaaacaccTATCTCTTCTATCAA GAGGACTCAAAAACATTCACAAATGCTAAATATTTGGAGAACTTTTTCGAAGAACAATTATCCAAATGGCTGCCAAACTTCGCTACCAAGACCAATTCGCCTATAACTAATGGCAGTAACAACACAAATAGCAACAATACCACAAGTATCAACAATAATAGTGCTTCCACATCGTCAGCAGCTTCGCCTGGGCTCATGAGTTTAACCACGGGTCCCTCAGCTTCACCCGGCGCTATTGCATCTATGGAGAATGGACGAAAGAGTTGTATTGCCGAATTCCGGCTAGACGATGACTCCTGCATTCCGGCGAAACGATCACGTAAACTAACCGAATAG